CGGAGACGGGGAGGGGCCGAATCGCGGTGCCGCACCGCGATTCAGCCCCTGCCGTGCAGGTGGGGCGAACGGTCAGGCGAGCGCCGGTGCCCGCGTGAACCGTCTGCGGTTCGGCACGTCGTCGCGCGACGCAGGCACGGCCGCGGGAGTCGGCTCCTCCTCGCCCCGCAGCAGGGCGACCAGGGACGTCCGGGCCCGTGCGACCCGCGAGCGGACCGTGCCGACGGGACAGCCGATGGCCTCGGCGGCCTCGGCGTAGGGCAGGCCGAGCAGTTGGGTGAGGACGAAGGCGTTCTTCCGCTCGGTCGGGATCGTGGCCAGGAGTTCGGCGAGCGCGACGCCGTCCTCGAAGCCGGGAAGCCCGCGCGGCTGGGTGTGCTCGGCCTCTGCCTGCCAGTCGTCGCGGTCGGAGAGGCGCGGCCGTGCGGCCGCGTGCCGGAGGCTGTCGACGACCGTACGGCGGGCTATCGACAGGAGCCAGGTGCGGGCCGAGGAACGCCCCTCGAAACGGGGCAGTGCGGCGAGCGCGCGGAGGAACACCTCCTGGGTGAGGTCGTCGGCCGCCTGGCGATCGGCGCTGAGGTAGGTCACATAGCGCCGGACGTCGCGGTGCAGAGCACGTACGAAGAGGTCGGCCTTGGCCGGGTCGCCGTCGCGGGCGGCCAGTGCGAGCCGTGTCGTCGCCGCGTCGGTGTCCGCGTCCGGCGCGTGTGCCGAACGGGAGGTCCTCGGCGGACGCTGAAGGAGGGTGTCGTGGGCAGGAGTCATCGCCACAAGTCCTTACGAGGCAAAGGGAATCCGGCCGGGCGCGCGGATGAGGGCGGCGCCGTGCCGGTGACTGGTACGGCCTGCCGCGACCGAGCGGAAGCGGCACGACCGATGCCCGAGGGACGGAACTGAGCCGTCGAGCTCGGGGAGCCGGCTGTCAGAGGACAGCGAGTGCCTGCGGAGGACCTCGGGAGATGAGCGAATGGGCGAGGAGGAGCTGCCGGGGAGCTCGCTCGTCACCGGCCCGCACCGGCCGGAAGCGAGGCCGGTTCCGTGCGACGGGGACGAAGAACGCGAGCAGTGGACACAGCGGGCGGAAGAGCCGCAGGGACGCGGCACGCAGGAGGCGGAACGCCGCCTGCTCGCCGTACGCCATCCACAGCCCGCTCAGGAGCGCAGCCAGGAGGTGGGCCGACAGCATGCCGAAGGACGACGACATGTCTGTCATGTCGTGCTCCGCCGGAGCCCCGGAGATCATGCCGACGGACGGGGTCATGTCCACGTGGCCCATGGCCGCGTGCGACATGTGCGCGTGTGCCGCATGCGCGTCGCCCATCGGCATCGACATCGACATCGGCATCGACGGCACCGTCGTCGGCATCGACGTCGTCGGCTGGGACCAGGAGAACGCCGTGTGGAGCGCGCTCTGCACGACCACGCTTGCCGCGGTCACCGCGAGGAGGCCGCGCTCGCGGCTCGCGAGGACCCAGGTGACCGCCACGGTGGCGGCGAAGGCGAGGGAGAGCGTCCAGGCGGGCACACCCCGCCCCGACATCAGGATGTGGCCGGTGGCGGCGAGCAGCACACAGACGGCCGCGAACATCGCGGCCCGCACTCCTCGCGAACATCGGCCTGGTGTCATGGCGCGCCCATCCTTGCACCCCTCCCCGGAGGCATGAGGGCGGGTACGGCCTTGCCGGGCCCGCCCCCTCGACCTGTCGGGACATGAGTACGCGACTGTGACGCGCCCCACAAGGGCGCCTCGGGAACTCCCCGCACGGTCGCGACGACTCCTCCAGGGCGACGGCGCTCGGCCCGAGCGCCGGACGGGGGAGGGGACACGCGGTGAGGAGCGCGGGTACGGCGGCGGAGACACCTGCCGGTACCGGAGCGGGGACGGCCCACGGGCTGACCGCGCTCCTGACGACGGCCATGGCCTTCTCGATGATGCAGCTCTTCCTGCTCGGAGCGCTGGGCCCCCGTCTCGTCGACCGACTCGGTGTCTCGGAGACCGTGCTGGGCCTGACCACCACGGTGGGCTTCGGCACGGCGGCCGTCCTCTCGCCCCTCGGTGGCCGGATCGTCGACCGCGTCGGCCCCCGCCGGGCCCTCGTGACCCTGCTCGCCCTGTCGGCGGTGGCACTGGGCCTGATCGGTGCCGCGCCCGGCTCCGGCCTGCTGCTCGTGGCCGTCGCACTCGGCGGCCTGCCCCAGGCGCTCGCCAACCCGGCGACGAACAAGGCGATCCTGGCGTCCGTACCGGCGCCGAGGAGAGGTGCGGTCACCGGCGCCAAGCAGTCCGGTGTCCAGCTGGGGGCCTTCGTGGCCGGGCTGCCCCTCGCCGTGGTCGCGAGCGCGATCGGCTGGCGGGGTGCGGTCTGGGTGGCCGCCGGTGCGGCGCTCCTCGCCGCCCTGTGGGCCTGGCGCGCGCTGCCGGCCGACGCACCGCCGCCGAAGGGTGCCGCGAGCGGTCAGGCACCGTCCCGCCCCGGTGGTCCCGTACCCTGGCTGGCCGCCTTCTCGCTCTTCCTCGGCGCGGGCATCGCCTCCGTCAACACCTACCTCGCCCTGTTCGGCTCCCAACGCCTCGACATGGGGCCCACGGTGGCGGGCGCGCTGGTCGCCGTCCTCGGCGTCGCGGGGATCGCCGGCCGTGTCGGCTGGTCCCGGGCCGCCACCCCCGGCCGTGCCCCGTGGCTGCCGGGCCTGCTCGCGGGCGGAGCGGTGGGCGCGGCCGTGCTCCTGGCCGCCGCCGTCCGCGTCGACCTGCTGGTGTGGGTGGCCGCCGTGGCGGTCGGCGTGTTCGCCGTGTCCGGCAACGCCGTGTCGATGGTCCTGGTGATGCAGCGCTCCGCTCCGGGCCGCACCGGCCAGGACTCCGCTCTGGTCGCCGCCGGCTTCTTCGCCGGGTTCGCCGTGGGCCCGCCGCTGTTCGGGCTCCTGGCGGAGCGCGGGAGGTACGGGCAGGGCTGGGTCCTCGTCGCGGGGGAGTTCGCCGTCGCGGGGGCCGTCGCGCTCGCCTGGGCGGTACGGGACCGCCCTACGCGTGCGGACGGTCCGCGATGACCGCGATGGGCTGGGCGGAGGAAGCTCTCGACCTGGTGCTTCGCCGCGCGGGGGAGACCTCGGAGCAGGTGGGTGACCGCTTTCCCCTGTACGCCGACCCGGCCGACGGCCGTTGGACGACCACAGGACGAGGATCGTGGACGGGGGGCTTCTGGGCGGGACTTCTGTGGCTCAGGGCCGGCCACACCGGGA
The DNA window shown above is from Streptomyces vietnamensis and carries:
- a CDS encoding MFS transporter; the encoded protein is MRSAGTAAETPAGTGAGTAHGLTALLTTAMAFSMMQLFLLGALGPRLVDRLGVSETVLGLTTTVGFGTAAVLSPLGGRIVDRVGPRRALVTLLALSAVALGLIGAAPGSGLLLVAVALGGLPQALANPATNKAILASVPAPRRGAVTGAKQSGVQLGAFVAGLPLAVVASAIGWRGAVWVAAGAALLAALWAWRALPADAPPPKGAASGQAPSRPGGPVPWLAAFSLFLGAGIASVNTYLALFGSQRLDMGPTVAGALVAVLGVAGIAGRVGWSRAATPGRAPWLPGLLAGGAVGAAVLLAAAVRVDLLVWVAAVAVGVFAVSGNAVSMVLVMQRSAPGRTGQDSALVAAGFFAGFAVGPPLFGLLAERGRYGQGWVLVAGEFAVAGAVALAWAVRDRPTRADGPR
- a CDS encoding sigma-70 family RNA polymerase sigma factor is translated as MTPAHDTLLQRPPRTSRSAHAPDADTDAATTRLALAARDGDPAKADLFVRALHRDVRRYVTYLSADRQAADDLTQEVFLRALAALPRFEGRSSARTWLLSIARRTVVDSLRHAAARPRLSDRDDWQAEAEHTQPRGLPGFEDGVALAELLATIPTERKNAFVLTQLLGLPYAEAAEAIGCPVGTVRSRVARARTSLVALLRGEEEPTPAAVPASRDDVPNRRRFTRAPALA